A stretch of the Vigna radiata var. radiata cultivar VC1973A unplaced genomic scaffold, Vradiata_ver6 scaffold_408, whole genome shotgun sequence genome encodes the following:
- the LOC106778324 gene encoding uncharacterized protein LOC106778324, translating to MEKKELKETDQPSPRAVGKIEGDSSEEDRKKHSVRPETQNVDCDSSEFGNDQRIGYDALKFDDEQHSMPDRVDEVIDVELNTHEERKDNVAGESHQENLETGTVPDDLFQKDHDSDSMEFGIEVSIVGQECSGVKTGSGDFEPERQEVSLDNFVKQGLFIEKDDSRSVESAQMNKKTESTLEGSNLEPDVGGAVVPGTEAGCSTSMDTLDTNPEIPRGVEKTKSLRDFVKEKSIIAVSMVLRRLSVRRDECTVAKSDNMGKDPSDLSRDSDSKEVPEKTGEKTTWNPLNYIKTSSVDAEKRIVSREEPINEGPPLPIPMKGRIIVYTRLGCPECKEVRKFLYMKRLRYVEINIDVFPSRKMELEKNSGSTSIPKVFFNGILIGGLSTLKSLNESGKLNEKIDYLINEVPSFECPVPPLSGEDDVSSRGALDEMALIVRKMKECIVVKDRFCKMRRFSNCFIASDAVNFLSEDQYLERKEAVEFARKLASKLFFQHVFDENLFEDGNHLYRFYDDDPTVASFCYNIPRGIITVKPKPMTEVASRLRLLSYAMFEAYASEDGRHVDYRSMHGSEEFARYLRIIEELQRGEVWDLSREEKLAFFINLYNMMTIHATLVWGHPSGALERRKIFEDFQYVIGGFTYSLSAIQNGILRANQRQPYTLLKPFGAKDKRLRVALPFPEPLIHFALVYGTRSGPSLRCYSPGDIDRELADAARNFLRNGGLSIDFTAKVAYASKILKWFSVDFGRNEVEVLKHVSTYLHPADSELLLDLLATSELKVIYQPYDWGLNC from the exons ATGGAAAAGAAAGAGTTAAAGGAGACAGATCAGCCAAGTCCTCGGGCAGTTGGAAAGATAGAAGGGGATTCGAGTGAAGAAGATAGGAAAAAACACTCAGTGCGGCCAGAAACACAAAATGTAGATTGTGATAGCTCTGAGTTTGGGAATGATCAGCGTATTGGTTATGATGCTCTCAAGTTTGATGATGAGCAGCATAGTATGCCAGACAGGGTGGATGAGGTGATAGATGTAGAGTTGAATACTCATGAGGAAAGAAAAGACAATGTAGCAGGAGAATCTCATCAAGAAAACTTGGAGACCGGTACCGTTCCAGATGACTTGTTTCAAAAGGATCATGATAGTGATTCCATGGAGTTTGGAATTGAAGTTAGCATTGTTGGACAAGAGTGTTCAGGTGTTAAAACAGGCAGTGGAGATTTTGAGCCTGAAAGACAAGAAGTAAGTCTAGATAATTTTGTGAAGCAAGGTTTGTTCATAGAGAAGGATGACAGCAGAAGCGTGGAATCTgcacaaatgaataaaaaaacagaGAGCACTTTAGAGGGCAGTAATTTGGAGCCTGATGTTGGTGGAGCTGTGGTTCCTGGAACTGAAGCTGGCTGCAGCACATCTATGGATACTTTGGACACCAATCCGGAGATTCCACGTGGGGTTGAGAAGACAAAATCTCTTAGAGACTTTGTTAAGGAGAAAAGTATAATAGCAGTCTCTATGGTGCTTCGCCGCCTTTCTGTAAGAAGAGACGAATGTACTGTGGCTAAATCTGATAACATGGGTAAGGACCCTTCAGATTTATCAAGAGACAGTGACAGCAAAGAGGTTCCTGAGAAGACAGGGGAGAAAACAACATGGAATCccttaaattatattaaaacatcaTCTGTTGATGCTGAAAAAAGAATTGTCTCAAGGGAGGAACCTATAAATGAAGGTCCACCACTACCTATACCCATGAAAGGAAGGATTATAGTGTACACGAGACTAGGGTGCCCAGAATGTAAAGAGGTTAGGAAATTTTTGTATATGAAAAGGCTTAGATATGTTGAAATCAACATTGATGTCTTTCCTAGTAGAAAGATGGAGCTAGAGAAGAATTCAGGATCTACCTCTATTCCCAAGGTTTTTTTCAATGGAATACTTATTGGAGGCTTGAGTACACTAAAGTCCTTAAATGAGTCTGGCAAACTTAATGAGAAGATTGACTACCTTATTAATGAAGTACCATCATTTGAATGCCCAGTTCCTCCACTTTCTGGAGAGGATGATGTGTCCAGTAGAGGGGCGCTTGATGAAATGGCTCTAATTGTCCGCAAAATGAAAGAATGCATTGTTGTGAAGGACCGATTTTGCAAAATGCGGAGGTTTTCTAACTGCTTCATTGCTTCTGATGCTGTGAACTTCTTATCAGAAGATCAATATTTGGAAAGGAAGGAG GCTGTTGAGTTTGCACGAAAACTTGCCAGCAAACTCTTCTTTCAGCATGTTTTTGA tGAGAATCTATTTGAGGATGGTAATCACCTATATCGGTTTTATGATGACGATCCAACTGTGGCATCTTTTTGTTACAACATTCCAAGGGGGATAATTACTGTGAAACCTAAGCCTATGACAGAAGTTGCATCGAGGCTAAGGCTTTTGTCCTATGCAATGTTTGAAGCCTATGCCTCTGAAGATGGACGTCATGTTGACTACAGAAGTATGCATGGAAGTGAGGAGTTTGCAAG atATCTAAGAATAATAGAAGAGCTCCAAAGAGGGGAAGTATGGGATTTGTCTAGAGAAGAGAAGCttgctttttttattaatctataTAATATGATGACCATCCATGCAACCTTGGTATGGGGTCACCCTTCTGGAGCACTCGAAAGAAGGAAAATATTTGAAGACTTCCAATATGTCATTGGTGGATTCACCTACTCTCTTTCAGCCATTCAAAATGGAATTTTGAGGGCGAACCAGCGACAACCATATACCCTTTTGAAGCCATTCGGTGCAAAAGATAAACGTTTAAGG GTGGCCCTCCCTTTCCCGGAGCCCCTTATTCATTTTGCTTTGGTATATGGTACTCGATCTGGACCCTCACTTCGGTGCTATTCTCCCGGGGACATTGACAGAGAATTAGCGGATGCAGCACGTAATTTCTTAAGAAACGGAGGCCTTTCAATAGATTTTACTGCAAAGGTTGCATATGCCAGTAAGATCCTTAAGTG GTTTAGTGTAGATTTTGGTAGAAATGAGGTAGAGGTCCTGAAGCATGTGTCAACCTACTTACATCCCGCCGACTCAGAATTATTGTTGGACCTACTTGCTACTTCTGAGTTGAAGGTTATTTATCAGCCTTATGATTGGGGTTTGAACTGCTAG